The Methanobacterium sp. Maddingley MBC34 DNA window GGTCCAATATATTAATTATGGTCACATTAAAGGAGTATAATGTTTGAGAAATAATAACTAAAGATTTTAAAAAATATGAACCAATCAAAATCCATTGGGTAAATGAGTGAAAAAAAGATATAAAAATAATTAATAACTGAAAAGGAGAAGTGTCTATAAAAATAAAGTTAGAACTAGAGCAAATCAAGTCGTTTCATAATTTTATCCACAGTTTTCCAAGTTCTGATAGTTAAATCCTTACCAAATTCTTTTTCCATCCATTGCATTAGATCAGGTGTTTTACCCCTTGATAAATCAACAATACTAAATATTGCACGGTTGTAAATCCTTAAAACTGTGAAACCTTTATTTTTTGGTTGATATGGAAATTGAAAATCTATTTTTGGCTTGTTTTTTAAAAAAGTGACATTTAATTTGCATTGAGGAGTGTTCTTTAGGTCTTTAAAAGGGTTTTTATTGATTAGGGAATGCAGATCGTCTTTACTGTAAACAATGGCAGTCTTTGTAAAACCCAATTGCTTTAAAAGTGCTTGTTCAATAGTTGTTTCCAGTTCTTCCACGTTTCTGGATCCAGTTTCAAACAGGATGTTACCACTGGAAATTACTGTTTGCACATTCTGATATCCTATATCTTCAAAGACTTCTCGCAACTTTTCATTACGCATATTGGGATTTGAAGGTGTAATCCCACGTAATAACGCCACATAAGTATCCATGTAACATCATTCCTTCCAGTTATATTTATATTCCCTTCATAGATATGGTATATATTACAATCAATTTATATTTGCTTCACCATCCCTACAGAAATAACGTCCTGATGAAGAGTCGTTTAGTCTATATTCTTTCCAAATATTACATTCATTACATTTACAGACCTTTTTAGTGTCAATATCTTTACAAATAGCTTTCCCAGTAGTACAGTAAACTCCTGGAACACGTTCAGCATCAATCCGCATGGGACTATCAAGATC harbors:
- a CDS encoding hypothetical protein (PFAM: Protein of unknown function (DUF1697)); protein product: MDTYVALLRGITPSNPNMRNEKLREVFEDIGYQNVQTVISSGNILFETGSRNVEELETTIEQALLKQLGFTKTAIVYSKDDLHSLINKNPFKDLKNTPQCKLNVTFLKNKPKIDFQFPYQPKNKGFTVLRIYNRAIFSIVDLSRGKTPDLMQWMEKEFGKDLTIRTWKTVDKIMKRLDLL
- a CDS encoding Protein of unknown function (DUF2769) (PFAM: Protein of unknown function (DUF2769)), whose protein sequence is MGNMSRIELSMENINLCLCSKCAVQIESQCVKDKQKIMLLITQQDLDSPMRIDAERVPGVYCTTGKAICKDIDTKKVCKCNECNIWKEYRLNDSSSGRYFCRDGEANIN